A single region of the Garra rufa chromosome 6, GarRuf1.0, whole genome shotgun sequence genome encodes:
- the mrpl39 gene encoding large ribosomal subunit protein mL39, translating to MLMASRKVCQMLQRRLASSVAAARLSSAELRSHRSALFSKELAHQRSLYPRTEKIEVALQGPGLQGTLLVMNKGVSTPYSCTRHLTEWHMKSSALALVDGQPWHMHRPLTRSCDLTLLTFKDEDPQIVNQAYWRSCAALLGHVLDGAFKDEFSVELLKLPEVPVTAGAFCCDLLLDSRLDSWTPSEENLRSFTRDALRLVQKDLPWEPLEVSASVALQIFSHSRWKQEEVEERAAQSQNGTVSLYRCGDHVTVSGGPLVARTGLCSQYEVTCVHTLGESELGVRRRAQGLSLPLNLTANHKAWNMLRKRAEKLVEIPSSSSTVTPPLTQEATPTAPPPPQ from the exons ATGCTCATGGCTTCTCGGAAAGTCTGTCAGATGCTTCAGCGCC GTCTGGCGTCTAGTGTAGCGGCTGCGCGCCTCTCGTCTGCAGAACTGCGCAGTCATCGCAGTGCTCTGTTCTCTAAAGAACTGGCGCATCAGAGATCTCTGTATCCGCGGACGGAGAAGATCGAGGTGGCGCTGCAGGGGCCCGGTCTACAGGGGACGCTTCTGGTCATGAACAAAGGCGTATCGACGCCGTACAGCTGCACACGCC ATCTGACGGAGTGGCACATGAAGAGCTCAGCTCTGGCTCTGGTGGACGGCCAGCCGTGGCACATGCACCGACCTTTGACCCGCTCCTGTGACCTGACCCTGCTCACCTTCAAAGACGAAGACCCTCAGATAGTCAATCAG gcGTACTGGCGCTCGTGTGCGGCTCTTCTGGGTCACGTGCTCGACGGAGCGTTTAAGGATGAGTTCAGCGTGGAGCTGCTGAAGCTTCCTGAAGTACCAG TGACCGCTGGTGCGTTCTGCTGTGATCTGCTTCTGGACTCTCGTTTAGACTCCTGGACGCCTTCAGAG GAGAATCTGCGCAGTTTCACCCGTGACGCGCTGCGGCTCGTCCAGAAGGATCTGCCGTGGGAACCGCTGGAGGTTTCAGCATCTGTGGCGCTCCAGATCTTCTCTCACAGCAG GTGGAAGCAGGAGGAAGTTGAAGAAAGAGCAGCTCAAAGTCAAAACGGGACGGTGTCGTTGTAcag GTGTGGAGATCATGTGACGGTGAGCGGTGGCCCTCTAGTGGCCCGTACAGGTCTGTGCTCTCAGTATGAGGTCACGTGTGTCCATACGCTGGGAGAGAGCGAGTTGGGCGTCCGGCGGCGGGCTCAGGGGCTCTCGCTGCCCCTCAACCTCACC GCTAATCATAAAGCATGGAATATGCTGCGGAAAAGAGCAGAAAAACTA GTGGAGATTCCCTCCTCCTCCTCAACAGTGACTCCTCCTCTCACACAAGAGGCCACACCCACTGCCCCACCCCCTCCCCAGTAA